A segment of the Ptychodera flava strain L36383 unplaced genomic scaffold, AS_Pfla_20210202 Scaffold_28__1_contigs__length_4768798_pilon, whole genome shotgun sequence genome:
AAGCATTGCTTACAGAAATATGTCATTATGATCATCTACAAACAGGgttcgaaattttttttttgtttggtggtcaagtttgaccaccagattcaaattttggtggtcaaTTGCAAATTCTGGTGGTCAAAAATAATTGTCATTGTCAGAGTGTAATTCTTGTGGAGGTCAGGGTCCATAGGGGTGAATAGTGGGCTGACATCTTGTTCTGGAACCATTCCACTATGCTGCTACTCGTGTTACGTTGGTCTATGTTGGATGCCCAGTAAAATCCACtagaaaaattttcagtattttcacaacTTGAAATGAGTGCAtgagtgactgactgactgtaagttttgacagaattacaAACTGAGTAATCAAGAAATGACAATTACTGCTGATAACAtgacaattattgcattttttgaacttatgaagttttgtcagagttttgtacaatgagatgttatgcaacatttgcagacttaatcacaataatcatagcagtaaacagtaaacaaagagagacattgTCTATCCAAAGGAACGCCTCACTTGGGTAGATTGGAGTGGGGTTGAAGGACTGACATTAAACcaaagtggagggactgtgattgaacagACAAGATGTGTACTACTAGATAACTGCTATATCTATCTCTGAGGATAATATATTGTTTCTGGATACTCCTAGCAATAAACTGTGAGAGGAATGTAAGACTTACAGCTTTGCAGCACTAGTGTGACCTCCGAAAACTTGGTGGTCAACATTGATGCAGTTTTCCTCTATGGTTCACCACTGAAAATAGTCATTTCAAGTGATTGTTGGTAGAACAGAATgaaaatttctatgaattttgactttgacccTAGTACACTAGCCCTCAGTCGCTCCGCATTTCtactttatttacatttttcaaaggaTCAGGGACCAACATTAGACAGCCTGGATCTACTTTAAAATCATCAACGGCAGCTGTTGTAAAAAAGTGTTCGTTTTATGAAAGTGTTCGTTTTTTGGAAACCACACTCAAAAATGCATCGTCTTCAACACAAAAAGCATACAAGATAtgaatttagagatgtattggaagccatcgatACGGGGGTTTTTGAATGAATTATTGCGCTTTTGGTGCAGGAAAGCAGTCTTCGAACTTTAGCGATAGGTGCAGGCTATAGCAGCCATGGCCGGTTTATTCCATTTCCGGACTTCCTGCATTGCCGTGTATGACGACTGTGCTACAGCCAACCGCTAAACgtcacagtctgctgaagtttacaccttcatttattcagttttgaaatttatatgcCCACGGAGTTAAGGCAAGTCAAACAtaaagaaaatcattaaaatccGAGAGCGAACGTCGACCACCAATGCCAaggtgttgtttacattttacaaccCGAGGCTGGTGGATCGCTGTAGGGGCGAATGCTGATGCATTCAGAAGAAACATTTcctgataaatattcataaaacgccGCATAAGTATCAATATGATCTGAGAAATTGCCATAAACTGTACCTTTCGTCATCAACCCGTCTGTATTTCTCCATTTCGACCCAATGAATCACTTCACTCACATCTCATGGCCAACGCAATGTTGCGTTATGGCACAAGCTCAATGACCTCTAACCTCCAACCAGCTGTGTACGTTGTATTGACGTTTTCcatgcacaggcgctccttagcgggtcgtctgctaagtagatcgattttcggatcgatctattgatcccgtagtcgatatgcccgccactgcaacctaattaGGTTAAcctatttaggttgcagtggcgggcatatcgactacgggatcaatagatcgatccgaaaatcgatctacttggcagacgacccagctaaggagcgcctgtgattcCGTGCGGTACTATCGGTACCTACATCTTCAAGCTTAGCGAGGCATTGCGCGATCGACAAATGCGAACGaatgaacacaaaattttcgtTGAAAACAcccaaaagtgttgaaaaacaAGTAATTCAGCATTAAGGATACAgatcattgtaaacttttggcAACATGCTGTTTGTTACTAGCTATTCATTTCTGTAGGAAGCACAACAATTACACGATTTTCAGGTAATAACAGGCGGCCGTATGACCGGTGGCCGGCTTTTAACGAAACCCCTGTAAATACTGttcaactttagtttcaaaatctgttgagttgtacagtgtattgcatagaaataaatGTGATTTAGTCCAACATGGTAATTGCTTAAGTCAGAGTATACATCGACCACATACAAATCGGCATTGTCTGCAAATTTAGACAAAACACTCAGACTGTACTGGCAATATGACAATGTTGAAAACTGGGCTTGGTGTCTATCGAAACCGACGACATTAACACTGCAAGCAAGCATATAAAATGCTTGCAACTCCTGCATCAAGTTGAGACATAGCCGCAGAATGAACCGAAGCAaagttgtctgcattttgatgcaAAGTGCCAATGTCGCGCGCATTGTCCTATATTTAGAAGCTAGTTCTGTCACAGAACTGTGCTCAAATGATGACCATGCAACATCGAGCAGTTCCTCGTATATAGACATACACATCAGGTATCAAACTTTGCTATAACGGACAAAAATGAGATAAACTCAGttatttttctgacaaaattgtTCACCGAAATTGTACCCCTACTAAACTTGATCGCGCTGGTCAGGAGTCATCGATCGCTGGTTGAGAGCTGGTGgcacatatttaattaaaaaagCAAATCGGCGAAATTTACAACATTAGTTCAAGTTAAATATGATGGTTGTACTAACCTGTAACGAAAGAAGCTCTTTGGACCTACGACGTGTCCAACAAGCACACCACACAGCGCAGGAGAGGCAGATCCCAGACGTGTCGAACTGTACGCTTGCAAGCAGTATAGCAATATGGCGGACGTATTGACATCACCGTTGTCGAATGGTGGCGCTCGTTCAGGCAAACTACGGGTGCGTAGATCCTGGCGAGGCACGCACCTCACACACAAAATTTCACACTCATTTTCCCGGTGCGTAGAAAAATGAGGCCAGTCGATAAAAACGTTAGTAAGCACTATTTAGGCAGTTCTTAGGCCATTGGAAGGCTAACATTATAAAGCCAGGGCTTTTGGCTTTATTACGCAAGTCTGGTCTCGATAAGTACGTGAATTCCTTACTACATGGTCTCGATAGTACTAGTacacaaacgcacacacacacacacacacacacacacacacacacacacacatacatacatacatacatacatacatacatacatacatacataaggtCTTGCGCATTGCAAAATACTCATTCAAGACACGTGTTTACAGCTGTCATGGGAGACGCTTATTGTTCTAGTCAAGTACTGTCTGAATTTGCCATATGGATGAATAGATTAAATGACATGTTGCTACAACATATGTACTTAACACATCGACTAAAGTCAGAAGAAACGAAAACAAAGATCTATAGATGGATAGTCAGCCAAGAGGAGAATGTGTACATACAGATCAAGAAATGGTATGATGATTACATTGAGTCCGCAGAACAGATTGAGAAATTGCAACAAAGCTGTGACAAGGAGCGAAAGATCTATGACGAATATATGGAACGGAGTGAAGAAACAATAAGACAACAACGGATTGAGTGAGTAAAACAGTCATAGAGTGAGCACCGTGTGAGCTATTATTACAGCAGAAGTGTGGTAATATCAGTGTCGGATCGATTTGTTCTTACACTCTATATTGCCGTTCAGAATATTTAATGGGTGCTCATTGCCCTTTGCTTTCCCGACGCTAAAGCCAGGAGAATTATTTGACGACCTTGTGGTCCAATATTATTAAACCTTAACTACAGAACTATTGAGCATGCAACACTCTTCAGAGTGTATGagtttgtaaaaattgacaaaatcgCTAAGCCATGTGGTTTTCACAACCAACACATCGTCAAAGTATAAATATTATTCAAAGCCGCATCACATAGCGAAATCAATATgccatatgcaaattaagtataAATAGAATACCTGTCAATTAGACTTTCTCCCTCATTGCGACACGACGCTGAGCGTACACACCATGCCTTAATCTGTTTTGCTAGAAGAGAGATTTATTCTGATGTTTCTGTGTGTAGGCACCGATAGGAAAATAACATCTCTCAACAGAggtgctgtcagaatatacaatattttttgtgcgTATGAAAGTAGGGCCAGGCAGTCGACCCGATAAGGGTTGCTGCTAGGGTGCCCACGAGAGTCCTCAAAAAGGTGGGGCCCGGTAGTAAACTTATATAGGGCTTACTGGGTAGGTGCCCAGTAATCTTTACAAGCTAGAGCAAGGTAGGGTTGCTGCAATGGAGCCTACGATACTCATTGAGGGTGTACGAgcaaaaaaaactaagaaaacaaaattaattccCCTCAGGCAGGGAGGGTTCATAGTACCCTGATGCAGTTACATGCAGTCTCGGTTTCCGAGGTCCTGTCTAAGAGCATTCTCAAAGTCTGAATGTCGTGTATACTGTGAAGTGTCCGCTTTTCTTTTGAGATTGTACCTTTTTAGCTGGGAAAGCCTGATCACGCATATCTCCTTACCAGAAATACAACCTCTTGTGTAACCTAAGAGGGTGCACCTCAACGGGACTCACAGATCACGGCCCGACTATCAGTCGCTAGTGGTTGGGTAATGAGTCATGTTGTCTAATGGAATTTAGTATATGgaagaatacatgtacatagtatACAAGAAATGATACGTAGGATAAAACAATGGATATTATTGGTGGGTTATGATGATGGCTGATATAGGGTTAACAAGTGTTGAGGTATGGGTGAAGTTTTGTATGAGTGCGAGGAAGGTATACTGACATTGGGTAGTCGACAAGACCCTGGCCCAATCCTATAATAGGATATATCCTTGAGCGAAGTGATAAGGTTTTAAATATTAAGTTATATAAAGCTGCATCACACGgcaacatcattacgccatatGCAAATTGAGTATGTATAAATAGGAGACGTGTCAATTCCACTTTCTCCCATATTGCAACACGACAAAGAAGAACACAGCCAGAAAGGATACAAAGGGTAGAGAGGTAGTGACCTGGGCGCTGCATTCTCCCGCCAACGCTCCCTCACTTCAGATCGCTTCGCCATGGTGTAGCAGACCAGTACCCTGGGCAAATGCTATAAGAATGGGCTATATGCTGTACGAAAACCTTCATCAGTAACGGGTCTGACCTTAGATCGAGCGCAacgtaatatttgattattattCCAACCATTGTCAATAGTAAGCCAATAACTATGTTCACTGCATATTTTCCAATACCTTAGTACTATATAGAAGTAGACGGGCTGTCAgtcactttcaaaattaagtaaaGAATTCAGAAAATTAACTTTAAAATGCCAAGTAATAAAGTCATCCGACGAAAATCAATTAAAACTGGCACCGCGCACAGCATAAACTGAATGCAGCTTCTAAAAGTGATTTAAACTACTCATTTTAAAGTAAATTTCCCTTTGTCAGTGGAACAGAAAGATTCTCTTGTTAGCGAAAGATCGAGTAGGATcttacatattttatttcatgtaACACGTGACAAAGTAGTCAAAATGGCCACTTCCATGTTAAGACAGGAAGTGCGCTCTTTTCACACTCGTGGGtatagagattccattccattccaaatacattgtacatacatTATCTTAAGCACTCGCTGTGCTGACAGCCTTCAGCTGCTCTCGCTGCACTCGCTATATGCATCATGTATAAAAAAATTTGTTCACTTGTTTAGAGTaacagatatttaaaaaaagtaCCCCTGGGTTTGCACATGAAAAATAATCATCCTGGTCTTTAATTTGGAAATAGTTTCGTTTGCACATCACATACTGGCTTTCgggaaaaaataatgtattttgcttaaaatttgttttgtgtaaaTGTCTCTACAGATTGGAAAGTGTGAAGCAAGAGCTCTCTCAAAAGGTCGTTGAACTCGAGGAAATGACCCGACAAAGAGAGGTGTACTATGCTAGATACGAAACAGCTGTCCAGGAATGTTCCCTCAAAGAGGCACTACACAATGTTCATCGTGAAACCACCGATATCAGTGTTTTGTTCAAAAAACAGGTTGGTAACTCGTCGTCTCacatttttcctcatagagcaTAATTCATGTTCACAACTTTTgtactttaaggtagaacgcgcctcgaggacagatatttagactcaatttttttcatttctttcctgatctacctcttgtgaggattcattttaaagctcttggtgcaaGAAAGCTTTcaaccggcttagtttttcgaaaatcgaaattttattttttctttatatgagttaacagagggatggcagccattttgaatttcaaatatcagtaaatcttatgtaatttgtttctctagttccaaaatgtGCACGGTGACGGcccgatttgtattcttgattttgaaagagaatgattgaaatattctgtCAGGAAAGTTTCTTCCATACTAATTTACGGACTAAGCCACACCACAAGTTATGAgtcacataatatatatattttgttgagTTTCTTTTCTCTCTTGGCAGTCTGAGTTCTCTGATTGATAATCAAACTGATGTGAAGTTATTAtttcataattcatgtaaaAGAATCTTAGAAAGGTGAAATATACCATGTAAATAGCTATTAAAATTGGAATGAAGTGCATTCTAATATCTCGATATGAAGAAATATTCTTCCACAAAAGTCTTATCAAAAGACTATATTTAGTATCATTATGTCACAGTACCAAACGATAATTGCTTTCTAGCCGCTATGCCTTTGCGACAGTTCCAGTATGACAGGCTATATAGCTTCGATCGCTCTCTAAAGATAAGCTAATCTAGTAAACATTGGAAAATTGTTACTCTTCGAATATCGCACCTTCATTATTATTCAGTTACTTTTCAAACACGGACATGTAGCACATTCGACTTTGTGAGATTGAAAGCAGAAATAATAGCACCAATTAcaccaaatttgaaataaatgtttggcCATTTTTTAATTCTCATACAGCGATACGAACTGGAGGAGTTTAAGATACTGATCAAGAAAGAAGTATTGAAACGGGAAGAAGGCGGAGAAGATGTTCTGGCAATGTTGAGGGCGCTTCTGCATGAATACAACCAGAAGTTTGAGACAGAACTACGCAAACATGAAGAACGTGTCAGATATATTTCGGTCACTCAGGTAAGTTAGAAATCAAACGTgtataaaaatgttgaaaagatATCGATATGTGGCAAATACCAATTCATCCTATAGTAGCGATTTCAAgtttgttgctaaatacagcagcAGACGAGCGACATCGTACACTACTGCTTGCAATTCGGACAAATTTCATTGTTGTATGTTTGGCCGTTGTTTCGGCTTGTAATCTACGACATCAAGTAGCGTGACTTATAGTatacttaaatttgtaacacTAACAGGTTTTATTTCCGTCGTACTTGcggaaaatgctgaaaaatatttgattttgcatacAAATGAATTCAAAATGACGTCCTTTGCGATCTGTGCTATAAACAACGATAAATCTAGAAAAACCACCACTTCCGAACTACAAATGATTTTACTTAATGTTTGTATCCCTTAGGAATTTCAGTAGCCTCTACAAAACTCATATCAATGTAAAACATTTGTTAAAGTTTCGTGTTGTTTACTTACTTTGACGAACACATGATGAAAGGTCGACACAAAACTTTCTGATGCACCAAGATTTATGACACACATGCGGGTTATGGTAACAAAGAATTCACTGGACGAAAACTCTTGACAAGATATGACAAGCTTGGCTTGTGCATATGATAATAAATGTGCTTGAACAATGGTAATATGACTTGCTTCATCACCTTCGCCAATCGTGTGATGCTGTTTTGCAGGTAACAATTTCATGTCGagatatttttagattttttgaacctaccaacagaataaaaaagggaaatgaacatttgtgtcaTTCCATTTTCTATTCATAGATTGCCGAGATGAATAACGAGCTTCGAGAGAACCACATAAAGTACAACGATCTGTTTGAGAAACATAGGAATTTGAGCGGTTATTATGAGAGAGAGAAGATTCTCCGAAGTGATCTAGAAAGGGCTGTATGTATGATACAATCGGTTGATATAACATATGGTAACACGGCTTAAATTATAGCTACATCTTGGTTATTTTTGCTTACTAGCTGCcattttatcacatgcatatatTGATAAGGAAGTTAAGAAAGTTACCTATAACAAAGTGTAGTTTAAAAGATTCTTTTGGCTCACTACGTTTTGCTGAACACATTTTTAGTTATAGTGATATAATTCAAAATAAGTCTGTTCCAGTTTGATCTGTAAAAAAACTTTGACTGGTTAGCGACAAAAATTTATTGTTTGTTACACtgttcacagtccctctataggaCTGTGCGCTGTTATATTCTTTTCAtaattactaccatagaactcAGAGGCTATTAAAATCTTACCTTGATTAGTAGATTTAATCAAGTTTGCTATTTTAGGGACAATTATCGTCCTAGAAACAAAGTATGTGATATCAGCATCGAGATAAATCTGATATGAATCGAGATAATAGATAATAGATAATACCAATACCCACTGCTTTTGACAGTTAAATTTACAAGTGAGAGACAAGGATCACAATCATGTTGATTGCCTGAACGAGAAACATGCTCTTACAGTAATTTTCGAATAGATATtatgcttagctggaatccggcaatctgattggctggagccggggttatattctcaacaagaagacctgcgcgccgcgtacatttttgagctcgcgcaaatttcgaacgccaacATGAGAGCTCGACgcgccataatgtcgaacaagtctatggcttcagatcgatttttattgttaaattttagtctagtgcagcttgacgaacaaacaaatgaagagtttctgtaaggagcggaggctatgtaacaacaacatgagtttttaaagttttttgagcattttttaagtaaaattattcaagttcgatgtctaatcgcgatatcgatgcgttgcgtaaatcgtattttatgaattc
Coding sequences within it:
- the LOC139127030 gene encoding tropomyosin-1, isoforms 9A/A/B-like; the encoded protein is MGDAYCSSQVLSEFAIWMNRLNDMLLQHMYLTHRLKSEETKTKIYRWIVSQEENVYIQIKKWYDDYIESAEQIEKLQQSCDKERKIYDEYMERSEETIRQQRIELESVKQELSQKVVELEEMTRQREVYYARYETAVQECSLKEALHNVHRETTDISVLFKKQRYELEEFKILIKKEVLKREEGGEDVLAMLRALLHEYNQKFETELRKHEERVRYISVTQIAEMNNELRENHIKYNDLFEKHRNLSGYYEREKILRSDLERAMKLNELAFSERVAELRSEISDLFVFREKFLRCESAFSEYTRLLEMRIHSYERLLTRGFWHIPDDFYFDLELEEEGKWLDIKYKQEKDVAVDEYVLQGVCRGRSMVYKFNRGHVLKGGSTMRIWADRSE